The nucleotide window TGGCGACGGCAATGACACGTTTTGTCCCGCTGCGAGAACTTCTCTTAGGCATTTGTCCCGTTATGTGGGTCAATATCGGAAGTCGGCTCTGTTAGAACGCGGCGTGCGATGGCGAGCAAAGTGTCTCGCTCATTGCGAGCGGGGTCTTCGAGGACCTCTTCGAGACATGCGCGCAGCGCTGCGCCGACGCGATCATCACCCCGAAAATCCCCGCCGGCAAGGCCGAGCTCGCGCATGAGCGCCATGACGTCGCCGCCGTCGATGACCAGATCGCCGACGTTGAGCGCTGGCCGCCCGTGCAGTTGCGCCTCCACCCGCTTTTCGAAGCGCTCGTTCTCGCCGTGATCGTGCGGCGGGAGGCCGCTGGCCACGATGTCGGCATGGCGCAGAGCGAATAACGCGTCGACGTTGGCCGGGCCGACCTTGCGGATGAAGCGCCGGATGCCCGCGTCGGTTATGACATCGGCCGTGGCGTACATGTGATTGGCGATCAGCCGTGCCACACGATCGATCACCTCGCCGCTGAAACGCAGCCGTCCGAGCATCTCGCGGGCCATCTGCTCGCCGACCTGCTGGTGGCCGTAGAAGTGCGGCCCCTCCTTGGTGCGCGGCTTGCCGACGTCGTGCAGCAGCCCGGCGAGGCGCAGCACGAGATCGGGCGGCGCCGCGTCGAGCGCCCGCAGGCTGTGATAGTACACGGTGTAGGCGTGGTACTGGTTCTGCTCCACTTGCCAGCCTTCGAGCAGCTCGGGCATCACGTGGACCAGGGCGCCTGTGTCGCGCAGCAGCTCGAAGCCCGTG belongs to Candidatus Eremiobacteraceae bacterium and includes:
- a CDS encoding HD domain-containing protein; this encodes MSLPGQDTSALLIDALPEAGVYAVGGSVRDAVLAELGRRKGRQPDEDYLVTGLPLMTILERLGRLGRVEVVGASFGVVKFTRRDRTVDIALPRRERSTGPHHRDFDVESAPDIPLEEDLGRRDFRMNMMARDLRTGAIIDPYGGRADLEHGRLDTLRAEAFHEDPLRILRGAQFAARFELRPTESALAAMRAAADRVATVAPERVADELTKLLTLSEKPSTGFELLRDTGALVHVMPELLEGWQVEQNQYHAYTVYYHSLRALDAAPPDLVLRLAGLLHDVGKPRTKEGPHFYGHQQVGEQMAREMLGRLRFSGEVIDRVARLIANHMYATADVITDAGIRRFIRKVGPANVDALFALRHADIVASGLPPHDHGENERFEKRVEAQLHGRPALNVGDLVIDGGDVMALMRELGLAGGDFRGDDRVGAALRACLEEVLEDPARNERDTLLAIARRVLTEPTSDIDPHNGTNA